A single window of Methanothermobacter marburgensis str. Marburg DNA harbors:
- a CDS encoding tRNA(Ile)(2)-agmatinylcytidine synthase, whose amino-acid sequence MYRIHVGIDDTDSPDGMCTTYISCFIIHELKSCGFTTEGYPRLIRLNPFAPHKTRGNGAVAFTVRAESEDEMDDIRDIVIRSVEELAELDNERTNPGVVFYTGEITDSMREFAISAIRRILKIEDARRVAEEVGAEVHGFKRGRGVIGALAAIGCPLEDRTYELLTYRVPENYGKPRQIDPESVRLMDAETGGETFDNVDGDYIAIEPHTPCPILYGIRGESPEVLLRAMEMVRVYEEIERFCIFETNQHTDQHIQDAGSIAEMETFGCYRISGEVLDSPRVIEGGHVFFTLGDDSGKIECGAYEPTKDFRKVILELIPGDRVTVYGGIGAQGTLNIEKIHLERAAELYVEENPLCTCGRRMKSAGRNKGFKCPSCGRRVRNSRKVKRVLERPLREGYYEVPTCARRHLSKQLVRMGISGGCYPSEGFR is encoded by the coding sequence ATGTACAGAATTCATGTGGGTATAGATGATACCGATTCCCCCGATGGGATGTGCACAACCTATATATCATGCTTTATAATCCATGAACTTAAAAGTTGCGGTTTCACCACTGAGGGTTACCCGCGGCTCATAAGACTTAACCCCTTTGCACCCCACAAGACCCGGGGTAACGGTGCGGTGGCATTCACCGTGAGGGCCGAATCAGAGGATGAAATGGATGATATCAGGGATATCGTCATTCGCAGTGTTGAGGAACTCGCGGAGCTTGATAATGAGAGGACAAACCCTGGGGTGGTCTTCTATACCGGTGAGATCACAGATTCCATGAGGGAATTTGCCATATCAGCCATAAGGAGAATACTCAAAATTGAAGATGCCAGGAGGGTTGCAGAGGAGGTGGGGGCAGAGGTTCATGGATTCAAAAGGGGGAGGGGGGTCATAGGGGCCCTTGCAGCCATCGGCTGCCCCCTTGAGGACAGGACATATGAACTTCTCACCTACAGGGTCCCTGAGAACTACGGAAAACCCCGCCAGATAGACCCTGAATCTGTGAGGCTCATGGACGCTGAAACAGGCGGTGAGACCTTTGACAACGTTGATGGTGACTACATTGCAATAGAGCCCCATACACCCTGCCCAATACTCTATGGTATACGCGGCGAATCCCCTGAGGTTCTCCTGAGGGCCATGGAGATGGTTCGTGTCTATGAGGAGATAGAGAGGTTCTGCATCTTCGAGACAAACCAGCACACAGACCAGCACATTCAGGATGCAGGCAGCATAGCTGAGATGGAGACATTCGGCTGCTACCGCATCAGCGGTGAGGTGCTTGACAGCCCAAGGGTGATTGAGGGGGGCCACGTATTCTTCACCCTTGGCGACGACTCCGGCAAAATCGAATGCGGTGCCTATGAGCCAACAAAGGACTTCAGGAAGGTCATCCTTGAACTCATACCCGGGGACAGGGTCACCGTTTATGGGGGTATCGGGGCCCAGGGGACACTTAACATTGAAAAGATACACCTTGAGAGGGCCGCTGAACTCTACGTAGAGGAAAATCCCCTCTGTACATGTGGCAGGCGAATGAAATCCGCAGGCAGGAATAAGGGGTTCAAGTGTCCCTCATGCGGGCGGAGGGTAAGAAATTCCAGAAAGGTTAAGAGGGTACTTGAGAGGCCACTGAGGGAGGGCTACTATGAGGTCCCCACCTGCGCCAGAAGACACCTATCAAAGCAGCTTGTGAGGATGGGAATTTCTGGTGGCTGTTACCCTTCTGAGGGGTTTAGGTAG
- a CDS encoding transcriptional regulator, with protein MDKSVKREDVLRVIHELLISNGFETSHIYERSCFDLMARRKLLLLLLKVLVNIDGINSLQAHEIKTLAHTFLASPLLIGIRSKTEYLEEDVVYERHGIPVIAPETFRNMVVDGEYPEVIADRGGYYVQIDGRTLREVREEYNLSLKDLADLAHVSRKTIYKYENGLARASPETAMKLEEILNIRITLSIDILSVPERDEVEIRPRGRLGDIGFGMIETQRTPFDAVAKELKFESTVITDLEKGRDSRTLRRMAVPLRDLSLVSGSESVFIIDNPRISENLDGVPVIKSWEIGEMESSRDFLKVIAERKTCS; from the coding sequence TTGGATAAATCTGTTAAAAGGGAAGATGTATTAAGGGTGATACATGAACTTCTTATCAGCAACGGATTTGAAACATCCCACATATATGAGAGGAGCTGCTTTGACCTCATGGCCAGGAGGAAGCTCCTTCTACTTCTGCTTAAGGTCCTTGTGAACATTGATGGTATAAATAGTTTGCAGGCCCATGAGATAAAAACCCTTGCACACACGTTCCTGGCATCACCACTTCTCATCGGTATAAGGTCAAAGACAGAGTACCTTGAGGAGGATGTTGTCTATGAGAGGCACGGTATTCCGGTCATTGCCCCTGAAACCTTCAGGAACATGGTGGTTGATGGGGAGTACCCTGAGGTTATAGCTGACCGGGGCGGTTACTATGTGCAGATAGACGGAAGAACCCTAAGGGAGGTCCGTGAGGAATACAACCTCTCACTCAAGGACCTTGCAGACCTTGCCCACGTATCCCGCAAGACCATCTACAAGTATGAGAATGGGCTTGCAAGGGCCTCGCCTGAAACAGCCATGAAACTCGAGGAGATACTCAACATAAGGATAACACTCTCAATTGACATCTTAAGTGTCCCTGAGAGGGATGAAGTTGAAATAAGGCCCAGGGGAAGGCTGGGTGATATTGGGTTTGGAATGATTGAAACCCAGAGGACACCCTTTGATGCCGTTGCAAAGGAACTGAAATTTGAGAGTACCGTCATAACGGACCTTGAGAAGGGGAGGGATTCAAGGACCCTCAGGAGGATGGCTGTGCCGCTGCGGGACCTGTCACTTGTAAGCGGTTCAGAATCCGTTTTTATAATTGACAATCCCCGTATAAGTGAGAACCTGGATGGCGTGCCTGTTATCAAGAGCTGGGAGATAGGTGAAATGGAGAGCAGCAGGGACTTCCTGAAGGTGATAGCGGAAAGGAAGACCTGCAGCTGA
- the serA gene encoding phosphoglycerate dehydrogenase, protein MKVLIADSINEKGISELEEVAEVVVNTTITPEELLEAIKDFDAIVVRSRTKVTREVIEAAPRLKIIARAGVGVDNVDVKAATERGIMVINAPESTSITVAEHSIGLMLALARKISLADKSVKEGKWEKNRFMGIELNGKTLGIIGMGRIGSQVVVRTKAFGMDILVYDPYISREAAEEMGVTVTDLETLLRESDIVTIHVPLTPETKHLISEDEFKLMKETAFIVNCARGGIIDEEALYRALRDGEIAGAALDVFEEEPPEGSSLLELENVVLTPHIGASTAEAQRDAAIIVANEIKTVFQGGSPRNVLNMPVMDQETYKSLRPYTEIAEKLGSIITQALPGNIEKLDVTYCGELADMQFDILTRTMLQAILNPILTEPVNLINAPAIAKKRGIVVTEARRSEADGYRSIIMVRAVSDRGEFSVDATHIKEPTIIGINGYRVDVKPEGTMIIARYRDLPGTIGAIGTKLGEHQINIATMQVGRKEIGGEAVMVLKVDQSVPSEVIDEVKKLDNVDDAVAIEI, encoded by the coding sequence ATGAAAGTGCTTATTGCTGATTCCATCAACGAAAAGGGAATATCTGAACTTGAAGAGGTGGCGGAGGTTGTGGTTAACACAACCATAACACCCGAGGAGCTCCTTGAGGCCATAAAGGACTTCGATGCCATAGTTGTCAGGAGCCGGACCAAGGTCACTAGGGAAGTCATAGAGGCAGCCCCCCGCCTCAAGATAATCGCAAGGGCGGGTGTGGGCGTTGACAACGTGGATGTTAAGGCCGCCACAGAGAGGGGTATAATGGTCATAAACGCCCCGGAGTCAACATCCATAACAGTTGCCGAACATTCAATAGGCCTCATGCTGGCCCTCGCAAGGAAGATCTCCCTTGCAGATAAATCAGTCAAGGAGGGTAAATGGGAGAAGAACAGGTTCATGGGTATAGAGCTAAACGGCAAAACCCTCGGTATAATAGGTATGGGCCGTATAGGTTCACAGGTTGTTGTGAGGACAAAGGCCTTCGGAATGGACATACTGGTATATGACCCCTATATAAGCAGGGAGGCCGCCGAGGAGATGGGTGTGACCGTCACAGACCTTGAAACACTCCTAAGGGAATCCGACATTGTGACCATACACGTACCCCTCACCCCTGAGACAAAACACCTCATCTCAGAGGATGAATTCAAACTGATGAAGGAAACCGCATTCATAGTTAACTGTGCCCGTGGAGGTATAATCGACGAGGAAGCCCTCTACAGGGCCCTCAGGGATGGTGAAATAGCAGGGGCGGCCCTCGACGTATTCGAGGAGGAGCCCCCGGAGGGCAGTTCACTGCTTGAACTTGAGAACGTTGTTCTCACACCACATATAGGTGCCTCAACAGCTGAGGCCCAGAGGGACGCCGCAATAATAGTTGCAAATGAGATAAAAACAGTCTTTCAGGGGGGTTCACCCAGGAACGTCCTTAACATGCCAGTGATGGACCAGGAAACCTACAAGTCCCTCAGACCCTACACCGAGATCGCAGAGAAACTGGGCAGCATCATCACACAGGCCCTCCCGGGCAACATAGAGAAACTGGATGTCACCTACTGCGGTGAACTTGCAGATATGCAGTTCGATATCCTCACAAGGACCATGCTGCAGGCCATCCTCAACCCCATACTCACAGAACCTGTGAACCTCATAAATGCACCGGCAATTGCAAAGAAGAGGGGTATCGTGGTTACAGAGGCCCGCAGGTCAGAGGCTGACGGCTACAGGTCCATCATAATGGTAAGGGCTGTTTCTGACAGGGGAGAGTTCAGCGTGGATGCCACCCATATCAAGGAGCCCACAATAATCGGTATCAACGGCTACAGGGTGGATGTGAAGCCAGAGGGGACAATGATAATAGCACGCTACAGGGACCTCCCCGGTACCATAGGGGCCATCGGCACCAAGCTGGGCGAGCACCAGATAAACATAGCCACCATGCAGGTGGGAAGGAAGGAGATCGGTGGCGAGGCCGTCATGGTCCTCAAGGTTGACCAGAGTGTCCCCTCTGAGGTCATAGACGAGGTCAAGAAGCTTGATAACGTGGACGATGCTGTTGCAATAGAAATATAA
- a CDS encoding Mov34/MPN/PAD-1 family protein — translation MDQRAPDRMGLIERILDFMGVKPVRRVLIDSDVIEEALEIARRSHPHEFVALLEGKQEGDALHITGLIFLPSRTSDEGAVMDVLMLPPFTGTVGSVHSHPGPSNLPSGADMQFFSKNGLFHMIIAHPYTVETIAAYTRQGVPVGFEVV, via the coding sequence ATGGATCAGAGAGCGCCTGATAGAATGGGTTTAATTGAAAGGATCCTTGATTTTATGGGTGTAAAACCGGTAAGGAGGGTGCTGATTGATTCCGATGTCATTGAGGAGGCCCTGGAGATCGCAAGAAGGTCACATCCCCATGAATTTGTGGCGCTCCTTGAGGGAAAACAGGAGGGTGATGCCCTTCACATCACTGGCCTTATATTCCTGCCATCAAGGACCTCTGATGAGGGGGCTGTTATGGATGTTCTGATGCTCCCACCATTTACAGGTACTGTGGGGTCGGTGCACTCCCATCCTGGCCCCAGCAATTTACCATCGGGTGCTGATATGCAGTTCTTCTCAAAGAATGGTCTTTTCCACATGATAATAGCACACCCCTACACTGTGGAAACAATCGCAGCCTATACAAGGCAGGGTGTGCCTGTGGGGTTTGAGGTTGTTTAA
- a CDS encoding tRNA(His) guanylyltransferase Thg1 family protein, with product MREHEVYSNLRVPPSSRIVLRLDGRGFHRLTAKAGFRRPYDDVFRDIMVSACLEIMNEFSPSFIYTFSDEINVLLDSVPFSGRVEKLDSVFPAFASSSFTIGAVSRGLSLDKPVSFDCRVIPLGREVVWEYFRSRQDEAWRNCLNSYAYWTLRDEMDRDDAARTLNGMKSDSLHELLFERGLNISEVPAWQRRGIGVYRAPVKVRGYNPLTERVVSAVRMRVKVDMELPLFTEGFFEGLQGFKEHNGSESA from the coding sequence ATGCGAGAACATGAAGTCTATTCAAACCTCAGGGTGCCACCGTCCTCCCGCATAGTACTGAGGCTTGATGGGAGGGGTTTTCACAGGCTAACAGCAAAGGCAGGATTTAGGAGGCCTTATGATGATGTCTTCCGTGACATCATGGTTTCAGCGTGCCTTGAGATCATGAATGAGTTCAGCCCATCATTCATATACACGTTCTCTGATGAGATCAATGTACTCCTTGATTCTGTCCCATTCTCAGGAAGGGTTGAAAAGCTTGACTCGGTTTTCCCGGCTTTTGCATCATCATCATTCACAATTGGGGCCGTCAGTAGGGGTTTATCACTTGATAAACCTGTTTCATTTGATTGTAGAGTTATACCGCTCGGTAGGGAGGTGGTCTGGGAGTACTTCAGGTCAAGGCAGGATGAGGCCTGGAGGAACTGCCTCAACAGCTATGCATACTGGACACTGAGGGATGAAATGGATAGAGATGATGCCGCGAGAACCCTTAATGGGATGAAATCGGATTCCCTCCATGAGCTGCTCTTTGAGAGGGGTTTGAACATCTCAGAGGTGCCTGCATGGCAGCGGAGGGGTATCGGGGTCTACAGGGCTCCGGTGAAGGTGAGGGGCTACAATCCCCTTACTGAGAGGGTGGTCTCTGCGGTGAGGATGAGGGTGAAGGTTGACATGGAACTTCCCCTCTTTACAGAAGGATTTTTTGAGGGACTTCAGGGTTTTAAGGAACACAATGGATCAGAGAGCGCCTGA
- a CDS encoding aspartate dehydrogenase, whose translation MIVGIVGCGAIANLITGFVRDGKVPVELGFFYDRDLERAENLASMVDGTAVLDVTDMLPHVDLVVEAASPEAVRELVPGILEAGRDVVVMSVGALMDPELRSLLEKKASENNAEIHVPSGAIVGLDGLKAASMGSIRSVKLVTRKPPRSLGISMDEKKVLYTGKASEAVKRFPLNINVAAALSLACGRDIDVEIIADPAVDRNVHEVTVKGDFGEFKTITENVRCSINPKTSVMAAYSAIRLLKSLSENMHIGT comes from the coding sequence ATGATCGTGGGTATAGTGGGCTGCGGAGCAATAGCCAACCTTATAACGGGTTTCGTGAGGGACGGCAAGGTACCCGTTGAACTGGGATTCTTCTATGACAGGGACCTTGAGAGGGCAGAAAACCTGGCATCCATGGTGGACGGGACCGCGGTCCTTGATGTTACCGACATGCTCCCCCACGTTGACCTTGTGGTGGAGGCCGCATCACCTGAGGCTGTAAGGGAACTGGTCCCCGGGATACTTGAGGCCGGTAGGGACGTGGTCGTTATGAGTGTCGGCGCCCTTATGGACCCTGAATTAAGGAGCCTGCTTGAGAAGAAGGCCTCAGAGAATAATGCCGAGATACATGTACCCTCAGGGGCCATAGTGGGTCTTGATGGCCTGAAGGCGGCATCCATGGGCAGTATAAGGTCAGTTAAACTTGTTACAAGGAAACCCCCAAGGTCCCTGGGCATCAGCATGGATGAGAAGAAGGTCCTCTACACTGGTAAGGCATCGGAGGCGGTTAAGAGGTTCCCCCTCAACATAAATGTGGCCGCAGCCCTCAGTCTCGCCTGCGGAAGGGATATTGATGTTGAGATAATAGCGGACCCTGCAGTTGACCGTAACGTACATGAGGTGACCGTTAAGGGGGACTTCGGGGAGTTCAAGACTATAACAGAGAATGTCAGGTGTTCCATAAATCCCAAGACAAGTGTGATGGCCGCATATTCTGCCATAAGACTCCTTAAATCCCTCAGTGAGAACATGCACATTGGAACCTGA
- a CDS encoding PRC-barrel domain-containing protein: MVELSSLYGLEIYTSRGKYVGRVQDVVLNIKKGRVSTLKVRPLRHDKKNVGIKDVLKTSIRIVPESDEIRPIQEEGIIDINYERVQAVGDILIISPDVSVEKKVNPIES, encoded by the coding sequence ATGGTTGAATTATCCAGTCTATATGGACTTGAAATATACACCTCAAGGGGTAAGTACGTTGGAAGGGTTCAGGACGTTGTCCTCAACATCAAGAAGGGACGTGTCTCAACACTGAAGGTCCGTCCACTGAGACACGATAAGAAGAATGTGGGTATAAAGGATGTCCTCAAAACCAGCATAAGGATAGTCCCTGAATCAGATGAGATACGACCCATACAGGAGGAGGGCATAATCGACATAAACTATGAACGTGTCCAGGCGGTTGGAGATATACTCATAATATCCCCTGATGTTTCAGTGGAGAAAAAGGTAAACCCCATTGAATCCTGA
- a CDS encoding tRNA-binding protein, giving the protein MWDTSKDYRLMVAVKAVDLFRRALEAGGFRGQWKKKPAIQAASEIERALQSLIYSYLEPEDLAASPEMIGIDEKLKEIVDALGGEDWSRKFLDEASRDERERVEENIAKVKFFLNTIGNLRGRLMLGKIADPVIAVDIVAGEVMSVGGHPSADKLQICNVNVGGRSLKVVTNDPDVRENDRVAVALLPPQNFMGVVSEGMFLGADGVLRDVEGNPGEMPRGIPLEALNETRNLVEDFLAG; this is encoded by the coding sequence ATGTGGGACACCAGTAAGGATTATAGGCTCATGGTTGCAGTTAAGGCAGTTGACCTCTTCAGGAGGGCCCTTGAGGCAGGTGGTTTCAGGGGCCAGTGGAAGAAGAAACCCGCCATCCAGGCCGCCTCTGAAATTGAGAGGGCGCTGCAGAGCCTCATATATTCATACCTTGAACCTGAGGACCTTGCAGCAAGTCCTGAGATGATAGGTATTGATGAAAAACTCAAGGAGATAGTTGATGCCCTGGGGGGTGAGGACTGGAGCCGTAAATTCCTTGATGAGGCCTCAAGGGATGAGAGGGAAAGGGTCGAGGAGAACATAGCAAAGGTGAAGTTCTTCCTGAACACCATTGGAAACCTCAGGGGTCGGCTGATGCTTGGGAAGATAGCAGACCCTGTTATTGCAGTTGATATAGTTGCAGGTGAGGTTATGAGTGTTGGGGGGCACCCTTCTGCAGATAAACTTCAGATCTGCAATGTCAATGTGGGTGGGAGGTCCCTAAAGGTTGTTACAAATGACCCTGATGTAAGGGAGAACGACAGGGTGGCCGTGGCCCTTTTGCCGCCCCAGAACTTCATGGGTGTTGTGAGTGAAGGAATGTTCCTTGGTGCCGACGGTGTTCTGAGGGACGTTGAAGGAAACCCTGGTGAAATGCCAAGAGGGATACCCCTTGAGGCCCTAAACGAGACAAGGAACCTGGTCGAGGATTTCCTGGCTGGTTAA
- a CDS encoding radical SAM protein yields the protein MDELMNCRLCEWRCGANRSAGERGVCGAAETEIAYTSITDVLESYSVTFLSCPFRCAYCNAYRISQYPDSGWVYRGHIKPEELALEVLRELESHDISNLSFTGGEPTIHTPYIESMLHEIKEERNVDVILATNGFQTPETLKRIIRFTSLFSFEIKALSDELHRNLTGAPVASVLRNATYLAEKFPEKIRVFRTVVIPGINHHEIREIASFIAEINPEIPYRLIGFRPNFLLYYHRGPDRKLMEKLVDDCRAEGLERVDYSGYYPLSELNLEERLRKAGCSLPRDCGSCSNEVCRAILREPWRV from the coding sequence ATGGACGAACTCATGAACTGCAGGCTATGTGAATGGAGGTGCGGGGCAAACCGTTCCGCTGGTGAGAGGGGCGTTTGCGGGGCTGCGGAGACTGAAATCGCCTACACATCAATTACAGATGTTCTGGAAAGTTACTCGGTAACCTTTCTATCATGCCCCTTCAGGTGTGCCTACTGCAATGCCTACAGAATATCACAGTACCCTGATTCAGGGTGGGTTTACAGGGGTCATATAAAACCCGAGGAGCTGGCGTTAGAAGTCCTCAGGGAACTTGAATCACATGACATATCAAATCTGAGCTTCACTGGAGGTGAACCCACAATACACACACCCTACATAGAAAGTATGCTGCATGAAATAAAAGAGGAAAGGAATGTTGATGTCATACTGGCAACAAATGGATTCCAGACGCCTGAGACCTTAAAGCGCATCATACGGTTCACTTCACTCTTCAGTTTTGAGATAAAGGCCCTTTCAGATGAACTCCACAGAAACCTGACAGGGGCACCCGTGGCTTCTGTACTCCGCAACGCAACCTACCTTGCAGAGAAATTTCCTGAAAAGATAAGGGTTTTCAGGACGGTCGTGATACCCGGCATAAACCACCATGAGATAAGGGAAATAGCATCATTCATTGCAGAAATAAATCCCGAGATCCCCTACCGCCTAATAGGTTTCAGACCGAACTTCCTTCTTTACTACCACAGGGGACCTGACAGAAAACTGATGGAGAAGCTAGTGGATGATTGCAGGGCAGAGGGTCTTGAAAGGGTTGATTATTCAGGCTACTACCCCTTATCAGAATTAAATCTTGAAGAGCGTCTGAGAAAAGCAGGATGCAGTCTCCCAAGGGACTGTGGAAGCTGCAGCAATGAAGTGTGCAGGGCGATTCTCAGGGAGCCATGGAGGGTTTAA
- a CDS encoding lactaldehyde dehydrogenase, which translates to MDMIMDGEQVGGGNRFSVRNPFNGEEVDTVPLAGRDDVLRALEAAHRAKGSMSDLSARRISESLHDVADELRAERDALARLITLESGKPIRFSRDEVKRSVETARLCAEEARRLYGESIPMDAGIGGKGLIGFTVRIPLGVVAAITPFNYPLNLAIHKVGPALAAGNTTVLKPSLEAPLSALRLCEILNEHFPPGAVNAVTGRGREVGDLIIDSPLVDKITFTGSVEVGRYISSRASMKKVTLELGGNDPLIVMDDADIDSAVEGAVRGSYLYSGQVCIAVKRMIVHKDVADEFADKLVEKTRRLRSGDPLDAETDIGPLINEEAAIEVERRIEDAVDDGAELLHGGSRRGNFVEPTVLDYVRPEMDVVAEETFGPVSPIIRFADADEALRIANGTCYALQAGVFTENIGTALRMASEIDAGTVLVNKQSTFRVDHMPFGGFKCSGMGKEGVKYAIEDMTRTKLVVLNSR; encoded by the coding sequence ATGGATATGATCATGGATGGTGAGCAGGTGGGGGGAGGTAATCGTTTCAGTGTCAGGAATCCCTTCAACGGCGAGGAAGTTGATACTGTACCCCTTGCAGGTAGGGATGATGTTTTAAGGGCTCTTGAGGCGGCCCACCGTGCAAAAGGTTCCATGTCTGATCTTTCTGCCAGGCGCATCTCTGAGAGCCTCCATGATGTTGCTGATGAGCTCAGGGCAGAGAGGGATGCACTTGCCCGCCTCATAACCCTGGAGTCAGGTAAACCCATAAGGTTCTCACGTGATGAGGTTAAAAGGTCAGTTGAAACCGCACGTCTATGTGCAGAGGAGGCAAGGAGGCTCTACGGCGAATCAATACCAATGGATGCAGGTATTGGCGGGAAGGGACTTATTGGATTCACTGTAAGGATTCCCCTTGGTGTTGTGGCTGCAATAACCCCATTTAACTATCCACTCAATCTCGCCATCCACAAGGTTGGACCTGCACTGGCAGCAGGGAATACCACGGTTCTAAAACCTTCACTTGAGGCGCCCCTCTCCGCACTCAGACTCTGTGAGATACTGAATGAACACTTCCCGCCAGGAGCTGTTAACGCTGTAACAGGAAGGGGCCGGGAGGTGGGAGATCTTATAATAGATAGCCCCCTCGTGGATAAGATAACATTCACAGGCAGTGTGGAGGTTGGAAGATACATATCCAGCAGGGCCTCAATGAAGAAGGTTACCCTTGAACTTGGGGGCAACGATCCCCTAATTGTCATGGATGATGCTGACATTGACTCTGCAGTTGAGGGTGCTGTGAGGGGTTCCTATCTCTACTCTGGACAGGTCTGCATCGCGGTTAAGAGGATGATAGTCCATAAAGATGTGGCCGACGAATTTGCAGATAAACTTGTGGAAAAGACCCGCAGGTTAAGGTCCGGGGACCCACTTGACGCTGAGACGGATATAGGGCCACTTATAAATGAAGAGGCGGCAATTGAGGTTGAGAGGCGAATTGAGGATGCCGTTGATGATGGCGCCGAGCTCCTCCATGGAGGGTCAAGGAGAGGCAACTTTGTTGAGCCCACGGTCCTTGACTATGTGCGTCCTGAGATGGATGTTGTTGCAGAGGAAACCTTTGGGCCGGTGTCCCCGATTATAAGGTTTGCTGATGCTGATGAGGCCTTAAGGATTGCCAATGGGACATGCTATGCACTTCAGGCAGGGGTTTTCACTGAGAACATAGGAACCGCCCTGAGGATGGCGTCTGAGATCGACGCTGGCACGGTTCTTGTGAACAAACAGTCAACCTTCAGAGTGGACCACATGCCATTTGGTGGTTTCAAGTGCAGTGGAATGGGAAAAGAAGGTGTTAAGTACGCCATAGAGGACATGACCAGGACCAAACTTGTAGTGTTAAACAGCAGATGA
- a CDS encoding class III signal peptide-containing protein, whose product MSGGLIADDSGQGSAELILVFGGIIVIVTFAVVWYRNYVRSSQTAMNSDVQNVTNSIKGLKNKF is encoded by the coding sequence TTGTCTGGGGGTTTAATTGCTGATGATTCAGGTCAGGGGTCAGCCGAGCTGATACTTGTGTTTGGTGGTATAATAGTCATTGTGACCTTTGCTGTGGTATGGTACCGCAACTATGTGAGGTCATCTCAGACTGCAATGAACTCTGATGTTCAGAACGTCACCAACTCCATCAAGGGGCTCAAGAACAAGTTCTAG
- a CDS encoding type II secretion system F family protein, whose protein sequence is MAVLPAALKPVSEALESILPDKLLLRVQETLIRTGLYVKASEIITLAFLAGALFAVLGSVVAAVAGLNVILAVIVGFFMPSILLGAYIFVMMERRVDAIEQSTPDFLRQIASLLRAGVGLESALEDVSKQGEGPLYDELKRAVIEIKIGRTFDDAILSMSERLKSQNLDRTFRMILEGRRAGGSLSDVIETVAEDLRAVLALKRERKANVMMSVMFLIVAAIIAAPFALGMIMVYSGFMESVGKPNPILGAAKIAAAGYIIIHSIIAGLLIGIIMYGSARKGVKFSVPLSIVAYAIFYVIGKFGLSLVGSMAP, encoded by the coding sequence ATGGCAGTATTACCGGCAGCATTGAAACCTGTGAGCGAGGCCCTGGAGAGCATATTACCTGATAAACTGCTCCTCAGGGTGCAGGAGACACTCATAAGGACAGGGCTTTATGTGAAGGCATCTGAGATAATAACCCTCGCATTTCTTGCAGGGGCACTCTTTGCTGTTCTTGGATCAGTTGTAGCCGCAGTAGCAGGTTTGAATGTTATCCTTGCAGTCATTGTTGGATTTTTCATGCCATCCATCCTCCTTGGGGCATACATCTTTGTCATGATGGAGCGGCGTGTTGATGCCATTGAGCAGTCAACTCCTGACTTTCTACGTCAGATAGCATCACTGCTGAGGGCAGGGGTGGGCCTTGAATCTGCCCTGGAGGACGTATCCAAACAGGGGGAGGGGCCACTCTACGATGAACTCAAGAGGGCGGTTATTGAAATAAAAATTGGGCGGACATTCGATGACGCCATCCTCTCCATGAGCGAAAGGCTCAAATCCCAGAACCTTGACAGGACATTCAGGATGATCCTTGAGGGTAGAAGGGCAGGAGGAAGCCTATCGGATGTAATTGAGACAGTTGCAGAGGATCTCAGGGCGGTCCTGGCACTCAAGAGGGAGAGGAAGGCCAATGTTATGATGTCGGTGATGTTCCTTATTGTCGCCGCCATAATCGCGGCACCATTCGCCCTTGGTATGATAATGGTCTACTCAGGATTCATGGAGTCTGTGGGGAAACCCAACCCTATCCTTGGTGCCGCCAAGATCGCCGCTGCAGGTTACATCATAATACACTCCATAATTGCAGGGCTCCTCATTGGAATCATAATGTATGGGAGTGCAAGGAAGGGTGTTAAGTTCTCTGTTCCACTATCAATCGTGGCCTATGCAATATTCTATGTTATAGGAAAATTTGGACTGAGCCTTGTTGGAAGCATGGCACCATAG